In Methanofollis sp., a single window of DNA contains:
- a CDS encoding ATP-binding cassette domain-containing protein translates to GRDVVLSGFFSSVGLFRHEVTPAMEGRTEEILNFLEIEHLAARPMTRMSTGEARRFLIGRALVHDPVALILDEPTNSLDLHALHHVRSTLRKIARSGTGVIMVTHNLHDIIPEISRVVLMKDGRIYGDGPKEEVLTDEVIGGLFDVPVHIREEGGWYYASGY, encoded by the coding sequence CCGGGCGTGACGTCGTCCTCTCCGGTTTCTTCTCCAGTGTCGGCCTCTTCAGGCACGAGGTCACCCCGGCGATGGAGGGCAGGACTGAAGAGATTCTCAATTTCCTGGAGATAGAACACCTTGCGGCCCGCCCCATGACGCGGATGTCCACCGGCGAGGCGAGGCGCTTCCTCATCGGCCGCGCCCTCGTCCACGACCCCGTTGCGCTCATCCTGGACGAACCCACGAACAGCCTCGACCTCCACGCCCTCCACCACGTCCGCTCGACCTTGCGGAAGATTGCACGCTCGGGGACAGGCGTGATCATGGTCACCCACAACCTCCACGACATCATCCCCGAGATCTCGCGGGTGGTCTTGATGAAGGACGGACGCATCTACGGCGACGGCCCGAAGGAGGAGGTCCTGACCGATGAGGTGATCGGCGGACTCTTCGACGTCCCGGTGCATATCAGGGAAGAGGGAGGGTGGTATTATGCGAGCGGGTATTAG